TGAGAATCCGGGATCTCTTAGCCCAGACTTTTACTTGCCCCAAGCAAGCCTGCTTCCTAAAATCAAGCAAGGAATAAACCCTTGCTAGTTGCTTGCATTATTCTTGCAAAAAGCCAAGCATGTTCATCATATAAAAATAAGTATAGCTTTTCATGTATGCCACATTCAGAGGTTAACCATTCTTGTTGAGCACTTCCTGCATGCTTTCTCAGCTATGCTATATTTATCCAGACTGCACCGTCATTTAGCATGATGTCTAACCATTGCTCAGTTCCTTATTTGTTCAGGATACTCCTGCCAATTCCAACAGCCTTTCGCTCAACAACTCGTGTGCGGTTGACCTCACCTGCATTCTTGCCATCAAGACGAAATTTTGAAGGCTATATTCCTCAGAGCTGCTCAGGTTCATCATTGCAGATCTATAGCCGGTCATCCCTGCTATCTCTCTCACCATCTTCAGCTCTCATGGTGTCCTCCCAGCTGAACTCTTCGGATGTTGCTCAGCGATCAGAGGAATGGTTTGCTCTCCGCAAGGACAAGCTCACCACAAGCACCTTCAGCACTGCCTTGGGCTTCTGGGCTGGCAACAGACGGTCAGAGCTGTGGAGTGAGAAAGTATTTGGATCAACAGAAATCAAGTTGGAGGATGCGGCGAGGTCTGCTATGAACTGGGGCACGGTGAATGAAAGTGTGGCCATAGAGCAGTACACAAGCATCACCGGACGGTCAGTGGGTTCCCTTGGCTTCGCAGTGCACACAGAGGCCAACTTTGGGTGGCTCGGAGCTTCACCTGATGGCGTTCTAGGGTGTGACCCAGATGGTGGGATCCTAGAAGTCAAGTGCCCGTACAACAAGGGTAAGCCTGAGCTCGCTCTGCCATGGCGTGCTATGCCATACTACTACATGCCACAGGTGCAGGGCCTGATGGAGATAATGGGCAGAGATTGGGTCGAGCTCTACTGTTGGACTCCCAACGGAAGCAGCCTGTTCCGAGTGCCCCGAGATCGCGGGTACTGGGAGCTCATCCATGAAGTCCTGCGTGATTTCTGGTGGGGGAATGTGATGCCGGCCCGGGAGCTGGTGCTGCTGGGGAAGGAGGCCGAAGCTAGATCCTTTGAACCACAGCCCAAGCACCGGTCGACAAACCTGGTGATTTTTAGAAGCAGGAAGCTAGCTTCTGAAGCCAAGTTGTTGTGCAAGGATATTGGCGGTCATGTAGAATTCTTCCCATGAGTAGCTCTGCCAATGGCTGCACACTGTATTCAGATTATTTATTCTTTCAATCAAAAACATTGAATTGAATGACTAGTTCTCAAACCGTTGGTGTTTTTACTGTGGTTTTAGAGCGTTATAAAATGTTCCGTGATACGTCTTGTCATAGTTCCACATGTTTTTTCGGATTTTCATACTTGAAACAGGTGGCAATGAATCAAGCAGACTTGCAGATTAGCCAAACAGGCACAAATGTAATTTGCCTTTTTTTCCCTATGTGCCATAGCCTAACTCAACATGACGATCTCAAACTGAACTTtggtttttctttccttttcattTGCCAAATGTAATTGTTGAGTTggccttctctttttctttccatTGTACGCCAAGCAGCAGCAATTCAATCCGACAGGTGTTGCTTGCTTCCAGGATATTCCTATCCTATCCcgggagacaaaaaaaaaacgggtTGCAACTCGACATGCCGGTTGCTTCTCAGCTCTCACGACCCCTTTGTTCTTACCTTGCATGTGGGACAAGCAAGCAAGCCTGACCATGATAGATACACAACTCAAGGAGCAGGCAACAAGGCAAAGGTCTGGGGCTAACCTGGTCAAGACCATTTGGTATCTGACCTATTCATATCAGGGGCCTAATTGACCGGTAACCCGCGTTCTCAGCACTGCTAATTGCAGCCAGTTTTCTGATTGTAGTGCTGTGAGGTAACGGCCGATCTGATGATGGGTGGTGTGACCGGGCAAACCATTGTGGTGTCATGCAATGGTTTTCCGAGTTCTTGTaacacaaaaaaagaaaaaaaaaaaaagagaagagacttGGATGATTTAGCACAAGTGTAGGGTCCCTATATTTAGAGTACTGGACAACGAGACTCCTTTTTTCTCCATGCTTGACAGAGTACAAAAGATATGTTCCCATTGCCATGGCGGTCTCCATGACCAAATTTCGTGGCACTCAGCCCACATGTCGAAACAAATACCTTCaagatataagaaaaaaaaggagcacgCACAGCAAATCgcagagaaaaagaaggaaaaccCAACGAGGGGAACAAACGTTACATAAGTACATAACCTTTTGCATACCATCCTGACCAAGCGATCATGTTACCACTTACCAACGAGGACGGCCATTCACCATAGTTTGACAAAAAGAAATGATGGGATAACAAACCAAGCCATAGTAACTTAACGTCCTAACAAGCGATCATGTTACCACCGAGGACGGCTATTCACCATACTTGGCAAATTGACATGATAGCAAGCGCAAGTTTGGTTAGAAGTCATTTATTTCTCTGCAAGTAGTTGTAAATTACATGGTAGTGTGACAAATGTTCTCAGAACTACAACAACATTGTGGCACGCATGTACAAGGTAAATTACAGCAGTCCTCTCTTTATTTGCTCTGGTGAGACCGTGAAAGGAGTAGAGCAGTTCATCTTCGATCTTAACATTCCAAgaacagcagcagctgctgcaatACTGACGTAAAGTTCACGCTGTACTTCCGCTCTTGAACCGCAATCCCTGGAAGCAACCCCAAACCAAAGATAGGAAATGAGCTCTCACATAAGACTTAATTCAATGGGATGTATAACATCAAAGCAATCAGGAAAAACTCACCTCTGAAATGTCACCAGTCAGACAATAGTAGCGAAacaatcttttttttcctttttttgctgAATCAAACTAACTActattttttgttctttttcttgCAAGAAGCTAATGTAGCATGTCAGGATGGCTGCGCCTTCAAGAATAACAAActcttcgttttttttttgtctgttttCTCAGTAGAAATGATATGTTAAGATGGCTTGCATGACAGCATTGCATGCTGTTCTCTGTTAGCGGAGGAAGAGTATTCATTGGGGGACAAACCCCTATTTCATTGGGGGAGACAGATCCTTCTTCTCTTGACAATTAGGGCAAACCCAGTCCAGAGAAAATGACTCCTTGAATGCCAACTTGTCTACACACCTTCCACACTCATAACATCTCAGTATGCAAACAGTACAACCTTTGCAATTACCAGATCTTCTGTCATCACATCCTTCATCTGGGCAATCATAAACAAGTTTGTAGTTCTGACAAATAGGGCACATCTCAATATCAAGAGCATATCCATCATTGCAATCTGATAAAAACCGATTAGCATGAAGGAATCTTGGCCCCCGGTTATGCACCTCCTGTGTCTTGTCGGTATTCAACAAGGATAATAACTCTTCGTACTGCTCCTTTCGTAAACTGAAGAGTGTTCCAACTCTGAGGTGCTTAATTCCAAACACCGCCTTCGTATTAAATGACTTGAGATTGGAAATAAGGCCATCCAAAGTTAACCGTGGGCAGCCCAAAATGCTCAGCTGTGTGAAATATTTTGTGTTAGATAAAAATTAATCAAGAGGAATTTCTATTAAGTTAGAAGGCAGAATAGACAAATATGTATTTACAATTAGAATGTCAAACTGACAAACATgtaaatataaatatcaaaAGTGTTCACAAAACTGATGGCAGAAGGTTTCTTTTGTGATGCTCctactatgaaaaaaaaaacaatataacaACTTAAACAAATCGCAGTGCTGAACTTAGCTAGGTGCTCTTCAGCAACTTTGCACCATCATGTTGCATGTCATATAAAACAAAGAATCGCATGCAAATTGCGGTCAGCTACAAAGTATTAATGCAAATATCTGTAACCACTATTCAGATTCGCTTTTATGTATTACTCAAAAAACATCTAATCAACAGCACTTGCAAACCATGCATAATTGTCTCATCTAATTAGTTTCACTTTGAGAATATTATCTAGCAGGCATACAGATAAGTGAATAATATTAGctaaaacaaaagaaagagCATAGACAGGGCGGTCACTAGAGAAACAATGGATAACCTAAACAGTAGTCATGCACCAAAAAGGTATATAAGATAGCAAAATAGCCTACACTACATGCAAAACTACAATGCAGATTTCCTTTCCCATTACAGTAACAAACTAAGAGTCCTATGGTAAACATTTACATTGGATTGATGGGAGTATGTTAAGATCAAACGTATATTGGTATGACAATGAACATTTCCAAGCAAACTTGTTGATACAGTATAAGTGCAATACTTGaagaagtttgattaagttaTACTAACCTTTGTTAATCTTGGATTACTTTCTAAAACAGCCTTCAGCCCCTGGTCTGTGATATTTACGCAGCACGCAATACTTAGACACTGCAAAGTATCTGGGCACTTCTGTGTCAGGTGTAGAAGACCAGCATCAGAAATTCTCTGGCGCAAATCCCCTTCAATGTGGATGGACTTCCACAGTAAGGGCTCATTTCTGACAGCCGAATGCAATGTCTTACACACTCTCTCAACAGAGAGGATGTCACGAAGGCCAAGGTAGTCAAGGGCAAACAGCATTCCCTCATGTGGAACTCCTCCCTCCTGGACAGGAACAACTTCAACTGCATCGCCGCACTCCAATGCAGCATTTCCAGAGGTAGGAGGGGTCTCCACGAACCCAAAAGAATCATCAGCATTTCCTGAGGAAGAAGGGTTCTTCATGAACCCAAAAGAATCACCTTCACCAGCAGAAAGGCCTCCAAACCCCAAGGGGCCTTCAAAAACACCCCGATAGCCACCAAACTGAAACTCCGGTGATAGAACAAAAGCCTTATTCAAGTAATAACTCAGGTCGGCAAAAACAGCATCATCGCGGCTGTCTCCAAAACGCCCAGCACTGGACATGACTGTGAGGTCCTCAATGCAACTGGCGATCGCCGCGGTGAACGTGGTCTCCAGGTTCATGCCGAAGGGGTCGGTAGGCAAGAGGTCCACAGGGTCgaactcctcttcctcttccagcTCCAGCTCAAACTCCAGCTCATCCCACCACAGGGAGTTCACCCCACCGGATGACAGCGGCGAGGCCTCCTCCGACCAGCACCCGCACCCACACATCATGCCAGCGCAGTCCTCGTTCATCAGGAACGAGCTGGTGAGCGAGCACGACGAGTAATTCAGCGCCATAGCCTCCAAACTCTCCTCcactctccccctctctcttttttttcctctttctattttttttgggatttttttcaaCTAATTTTCTGCACACAGAAACGATACAGAACAAGCAACCCTAGATCTCCCCAAGAGAACCCTCCATTCCTGATCCGGgccgataaaaaaaattcccctAGGACCAAAAACTTCACCGAGCAATCTCGATCATGGatcccaatccaatccaatagCAGAGAAAACCAGGGCCCCTCgatacaccaccaccaccacctcaatCTCCCTCCCAAATCGAAACCCCCAACTCCCCCCAATCAACAAAACCAATCCACGGCCCCGGCGCGGCGAATCACGCCTCCAGATCACCGAGCAACACAAAGCTCCACCCCCCACCGAaaccaagcggcggcggcggcgaggaaccaAGGATCGATCCCCGGACCAGAGGCACCTCGAGACGGGAAGGGGAGTCGTTGGCGGGTAGGCGGGGATCGATGGATACACACCTTCGAatgcggctgcggcggtgggAGGATGGGGTACTGGGAggtgaggcggaggaggagggggaaacccTAGGATGTGGGTAataggtggaggcggaggatggggggaagaggaggaggaggaggaggatggtggTGGCGTGGGGGTTCCGCGGAAATCTCGAAGCCTCCTTTGCTTCCCCTTGGCTTCCGCGCCGCGCGAGGGGAGGAGAggtgaagaagaggagaggaggaggaggagagagagtgcGTGTGCGTGGCCTGCCTGCTCGTTGCGCTGGGTGGGGGCGGCTGGGCTGGCTTGGCTAAGGTAAAGGCGAGATCGCTCGCCTCGCGTCGCCTCTCCTTTTCGCTTGCGTTTTCGTTGGggggtttggtttttttttctcttctccgaGCGAGAGTACAGGGGCTTTCCGGCAAATACACGCCTACCTGCCTACCGGACTGCCTCGCCTCCCTCCATGCAAAACCTCCTTTGAACGGCCGTGCGGAATTGGCGGCCCCTTGGAACGGTTGGGGCACAAAGAATTAGTTTTACCGCTTGACTTGGTAAACATATATCGGATTTGACATATGCTTCGTGAATAATTGCATATAATATGAAACTAGTGGAGGATAGTAACCATGTACGATGGGAAAGTTTATAACTGAcgaaaaaaatatagtagtattcaTGAGGAATGATAATATGTTGTGATGTTTTAGATTTGTGATAGTTTATGACGGTTACATAAGTTAAGATAAGAATACGACTTATAACTATTACGTAAGTGAAGAGAACTAGCGAGATAAAACTTATGTTTAGGCTATTACTTATGTAGTTTTAAGGTGATTGAAAGTATGAAAACAACTCctgaaaattaaagaaaaaagaaatatactccctcccctCCGGTTCTAGTTTAATTGATGTTTTAGACAGTATTGCAAATACCAATGAGTAATTAATTAGGATCTACATTTTCAATTATACCCATATTAAATACATTCGAGGATGAAAATGAAGCAGCAGATGCATGCATCTTTACTCCTGGAGTACCAGCTGTTGGTCACAGATGGAAACCAAGCAACAAATGTTTGCCTCGGGAGTGTATTgtgtttgcatgcatgcaaggaTAGTGCTGGGAAACTGAGCCTTGAGCTAAAACGTCGATTTTTCCCATACAAAAGCTATTAAGCTATAATGTCAGTTAAAAAAGAACTGGAGGGTGTACTATTCTTATCTCCACATAATATGTTATCTATAGACTTAATTACATTTCCATATAGGCCAAAATTTGGCGTGGCTATAACACCTAAGTTAACGGGAAGAAAGAAAATCTAAATAAAGGGGGTTATATTCCAGACCTATAATTGGCGACGGCTCCAAAATAGTTGGGCCCAACAAAACCGCACGCACTAAGATATGAGGCTTGTTTGGCTACAAGGTATGGTGTTGCCTTGCAGCTCGCCTGACGTCTACGGCAGCTTCATTTGCTGCATGGTGTAACAGTCGACTGGCTGCATGGCAGCGCTACACCAGGCAGCCGACCGAGACAATGTAAGTAGTTTTATTTTGGCGCGACTATTGGCCTAAAAACAAATATGGGTATCTATTATATTTCTCTATGTATataaaattcaacttttacaaaCTACTCTATGCGTCTCAATATAAATGTATCTAGGATGATCTCCGTGGCACATTAAAACACTATAGCTACTTATAGCATGTATTGTGAAGGTTTAATGCATTATTTCTCTTCTATACGCAACTCCAGCTTTCAACAATAATCATGCGGGGATTGCTCTTACGCTGAGTTTGTGGGTGAGCGCACAATACGAAGTGATggttagtgcatgattaattaaatattagcttctttaagaaaataattagtataagcaacttttttatattttttttataaaaaacatatagtttaatagtttgaaaagcgtatgCGTGAAAAATAAGAGAGATGGGTTGGCAAAGCAAGGAAACTAACTCAGCCTAAGCGTTTCTCATATTACAAAGGAGCATTTCCTCAGAAACCAGGGGGTTTATTACAAAAACACGAAGCAGTTTGCACCCCACGGAAGCCCAAGGACACGAAaggatccatccatccactgaCGAGGCGGGGCCTCGGCTGATGTAACcttcccacctctctctctctctctctctctctctctctctccatccctcTCACGCGTGCAAGCACACAGCAGCACATATCCAAGCCGTGGATCACGCAATAGCAGCAAAGCCAAGCCTCCGGCCGCAACAAGCAGGAGCAGGCAGGGCATTGATTCGCGACGGGTGGATagattagagcaagtataatagtgagttataacaaaaaaaatcaagaatgtTGGCTATCATGTAAGAGCTAGCTTAATACAAGTTTCTAGGcaaatacattaaatgcataggtgagagatagagggaggagaAGATAGTTGTAGCCAACTTTATAACTAATCCATTATATATGTTAGCTTTAAGATGGGCTAATAGTAGTAAGCGAGCTCTCCTGTTATCTTGCTCTAAATGGATCAGCGGATGGCAGGACGAGAGGTTGTTGGCCGCTCCGCCGCTGGCCATCTATACGCGTGTCCCGCCCTCCCCGCGGCCCCGCCCACGCACGTGGCGCCCGCCATGACCGCATcagccgcagccgccaccgTGGCGTGCGGGTGTGGGGGGCGTCGCGCCGAGATGGGCCACGCGTCGTCATGCGGTCATGCGCGCGGGCGAGCCACGGGCTCACGGCCCACGTGGTGGGACGCGTCGATCTACGGCTGTACCTgtgcgcacgcacgcacgtctTGCGTTGGACCGACGGGACCCCAGGATAAGCTGGATATGGCTGAATGGCTCAGCTGATCCCTTCCCGTCATTTTTTCTTGCTCCGGTGAAAATTCGGCTTTGGTTTAACGGTATACATCAGCTCATCAAGGCGGAGCTACGGATCATCAGGTCGTGGAAAACGTGGTGCTTTTATGATATTTTTGTTGAGTAGCATAAGCCCCAAGATTTGTATACTACTTCTCTGTTTGCAGGCTACGTGCAGCGGTGGATAACTGGATATACGATACACATCATGTGATGCAAGCATCTCCCGGGCCTATTCTTCCCCTTGCTCGGTGCGCGCGCCTAGTGGCGGCAaccggagaggagagaagagaaccCTTCCTACGGTGGATTTCCTTCGTGCCAAAAGTACGCTTCGGCGAGCAACTTTTCGGCGCCTCTCACCATCCGGGTGGTAAGCGCTGACGCAACGCGCGCGTTCGGGCTGCTTGGCCGGCACGAAAGCTTTCGCTCGCTGGCACGCAGGAGGAGCGGCCAGGTCGCGTCGCCGAGGCGAGCAGCTGACGGGTGCCGTTTTGGCGGGTACTCCACCGTCTCCGCGTCGAGTGTCAACCAGAGGGAGGAACAGATCAAAAGAAAGTCGTTTCTTTAACTCCGATGCTGAACCAGCTGCTGCGCGCAGCAGCTATTTTTGGTGCGGGCAAAGGCATATGTGCT
This window of the Oryza sativa Japonica Group chromosome 4, ASM3414082v1 genome carries:
- the LOC4336211 gene encoding uncharacterized protein isoform X2; protein product: MVSSQLNSSDVAQRSEEWFALRKDKLTTSTFSTALGFWAGNRRSELWSEKVFGSTEIKLEDAARSAMNWGTVNESVAIEQYTSITGRSVGSLGFAVHTEANFGWLGASPDGVLGCDPDGGILEVKCPYNKGKPELALPWRAMPYYYMPQVQGLMEIMGRDWVELYCWTPNGSSLFRVPRDRGYWELIHEVLRDFWWGNVMPARELVLLGKEAEARSFEPQPKHRSTNLVIFRSRKLASEAKLLCKDIGGHVEFFP
- the LOC4336212 gene encoding F-box protein SKIP14; protein product: MALNYSSCSLTSSFLMNEDCAGMMCGCGCWSEEASPLSSGGVNSLWWDELEFELELEEEEEFDPVDLLPTDPFGMNLETTFTAAIASCIEDLTVMSSAGRFGDSRDDAVFADLSYYLNKAFVLSPEFQFGGYRGVFEGPLGFGGLSAGEGDSFGFMKNPSSSGNADDSFGFVETPPTSGNAALECGDAVEVVPVQEGGVPHEGMLFALDYLGLRDILSVERVCKTLHSAVRNEPLLWKSIHIEGDLRQRISDAGLLHLTQKCPDTLQCLSIACCVNITDQGLKAVLESNPRLTKLSILGCPRLTLDGLISNLKSFNTKAVFGIKHLRVGTLFSLRKEQYEELLSLLNTDKTQEVHNRGPRFLHANRFLSDCNDGYALDIEMCPICQNYKLVYDCPDEGCDDRRSGNCKGCTVCILRCYECGRCVDKLAFKESFSLDWVCPNCQEKKDLSPPMK
- the LOC4336211 gene encoding uncharacterized protein isoform X1 is translated as MRAAVSAPPPHSCYSRRGATLLDARHVLDHMPQRREPPRAAGLRAPPAAAAASSRRTPPLRVAGRAAAAAACPAASVPYLFRILLPIPTAFRSTTRVRLTSPAFLPSRRNFEGYIPQSCSGSSLQIYSRSSLLSLSPSSALMVSSQLNSSDVAQRSEEWFALRKDKLTTSTFSTALGFWAGNRRSELWSEKVFGSTEIKLEDAARSAMNWGTVNESVAIEQYTSITGRSVGSLGFAVHTEANFGWLGASPDGVLGCDPDGGILEVKCPYNKGKPELALPWRAMPYYYMPQVQGLMEIMGRDWVELYCWTPNGSSLFRVPRDRGYWELIHEVLRDFWWGNVMPARELVLLGKEAEARSFEPQPKHRSTNLVIFRSRKLASEAKLLCKDIGGHVEFFP